A region of Reichenbachiella carrageenanivorans DNA encodes the following proteins:
- a CDS encoding glycosyltransferase, with translation MIYLLAIVVTVVYGVLVLLMLWKWVKIPQSQANVVDDFFTTVLIPVRNESINLDRLIRSIQEGTTRSALYEIIVIDDHSTDNTVEVVKSLKNKYPNVQLAQLPTGSEGKKAGIAYGVDLAMGEWIVCTDGDSEVAEGWLVEYRQMYQSGAQLAFGPVVLFNDSRKVGIEILNQELAALVAMGGATLQMGKPTMINGCNYAFAKGVFGEVGGFDGNQKIATGDDEFLLRKIFKAYPDRIRFIKSRQALVVSEPPASLSAFYHQRRRWASKWKFHQDWSSWVAPVFMFFAYAVWCGFIATSMYERNWSFIGILFVKAGIDYAYISTASRIQNRTISIFNFVILQIIYPIYVVFFGVASNFGSYRWRERSHKI, from the coding sequence TTGATATATTTATTGGCCATTGTTGTTACGGTAGTTTATGGTGTGCTTGTACTGCTTATGCTTTGGAAATGGGTCAAAATTCCGCAGAGCCAAGCCAATGTAGTAGATGATTTTTTCACAACGGTGCTCATTCCCGTAAGGAATGAATCTATAAACCTAGATCGATTGATTCGTTCGATTCAAGAAGGTACCACTCGTTCAGCTCTTTATGAAATTATCGTAATAGACGATCATTCTACGGATAATACGGTAGAGGTAGTGAAATCCTTGAAAAACAAATATCCTAATGTGCAACTGGCACAACTGCCTACAGGCAGTGAAGGTAAAAAAGCAGGAATAGCCTATGGAGTAGACCTAGCAATGGGGGAGTGGATCGTATGTACCGATGGCGATAGCGAAGTGGCGGAGGGGTGGCTTGTAGAATATCGCCAGATGTATCAATCAGGTGCTCAATTGGCTTTCGGTCCTGTAGTCTTATTTAATGATTCTCGAAAAGTGGGTATTGAAATACTCAATCAAGAGCTGGCGGCATTAGTGGCCATGGGGGGCGCTACCTTGCAGATGGGTAAGCCTACCATGATCAATGGGTGCAACTATGCTTTCGCAAAAGGAGTGTTTGGTGAAGTGGGGGGCTTTGATGGGAATCAAAAAATAGCGACAGGAGATGATGAGTTTTTGCTTCGGAAAATCTTCAAAGCCTACCCAGATCGAATTCGCTTTATCAAGAGTAGACAAGCATTGGTGGTAAGTGAACCCCCTGCTAGCCTATCTGCATTCTATCACCAACGTAGGCGATGGGCTTCCAAATGGAAATTTCATCAAGACTGGTCTTCTTGGGTGGCACCTGTTTTTATGTTTTTTGCATATGCAGTCTGGTGTGGTTTTATTGCGACCTCCATGTATGAACGAAATTGGAGTTTTATAGGGATTTTATTCGTGAAAGCCGGAATAGATTATGCTTATATATCGACAGCAAGTCGGATTCAAAACAGAACCATATCCATATTCAATTTTGTAATACTTCAAATTATTTATCCTATTTACGTGGTATTCTTTGGGGTAGCGTCTAATTTTGGGAGCTATCGTTGGAGAGAAAGAAGCCATAAAATCTAG
- a CDS encoding lysylphosphatidylglycerol synthase domain-containing protein: MIRVLAKSRNTGWGRALNWAWVWLLPAFILGVVALKLINDPDKLNQLLQVRFSNWAGLAFCLFLLPFNVVLEAWKWQSILKPIEYKPLQDCVKVILSGKSLNVISPLGIGDAFARYFGIATARRNQIYAALLMDRFSQLLPTLVFGAGSVFYLLAHGFVVPVNSILLTVSVAGVLFSCLGLWGWWYRADLREYAQLIMRLDTRQILKIMTLAVARYAVFSIQFLLIFWSLGADLSFTVLCLGVAWIFLIKTLVPNISVLGDLVKRQLSAVLFFSFFTLDVGLVIVASFLVWLVNIVLPALVGIPFVSQLKRSF, from the coding sequence ATGATTAGAGTTTTAGCTAAAAGTAGGAATACTGGATGGGGAAGAGCCTTGAACTGGGCTTGGGTTTGGCTATTGCCAGCTTTTATTTTAGGGGTTGTTGCTTTGAAGTTGATCAATGACCCTGATAAGCTGAATCAGTTGCTACAAGTTCGATTTTCTAACTGGGCAGGATTGGCGTTTTGTCTGTTTTTGCTTCCGTTCAATGTAGTTTTGGAGGCATGGAAGTGGCAGTCGATTCTTAAACCAATTGAATATAAACCTCTCCAAGATTGCGTGAAGGTGATTTTGAGTGGAAAAAGTCTGAATGTGATTAGTCCTTTGGGGATAGGAGATGCTTTTGCCCGGTACTTTGGTATTGCCACGGCACGTCGAAATCAAATATATGCAGCGCTTTTGATGGATCGTTTCTCACAGCTATTGCCAACGCTGGTTTTTGGAGCAGGATCTGTTTTTTATTTATTGGCTCATGGATTTGTTGTTCCTGTCAATTCAATTCTGTTGACCGTATCTGTAGCAGGTGTTTTGTTTTCATGCTTAGGGCTTTGGGGTTGGTGGTATAGGGCTGACTTGCGAGAATATGCTCAGTTGATAATGCGACTAGATACACGACAAATTCTTAAGATTATGACGCTTGCTGTGGCACGATATGCGGTGTTTTCTATACAATTTCTGCTCATCTTTTGGAGTTTGGGTGCAGATCTGTCATTTACAGTGTTGTGTTTAGGAGTGGCGTGGATATTCTTGATTAAAACACTAGTTCCGAATATCTCCGTGCTGGGCGATTTGGTCAAGCGACAGTTGTCGGCTGTATTATTCTTTAGTTTTTTCACACTAGATGTAGGACTGGTCATTGTAGCTAGTTTTTTGGTTTGGTTGGTCAATATTGTTTTGCCAGCTTTAGTGGGTATTCCTTTTGTTTCACAACTCAAACGCTCGTTTTGA
- the ruvC gene encoding crossover junction endodeoxyribonuclease RuvC: MKKPKEKIILGIDPGTNVMGYGVILAEGSKLTTLQLGVIHLSKYNSHELKLKKIFERVTHVIEEFGPDEVALEAPFFGKNVQSMLKLGRAQGVAMAAALIRDIPITEYAPKKVKQSVTGNGNASKEQVAAMLQSILKFKEIPKLLDATDALAVALCHHYQGGKPQTSAKSWKAFLSDNPGRVK, translated from the coding sequence ATGAAGAAACCAAAAGAAAAAATAATATTAGGAATAGACCCTGGCACCAACGTGATGGGTTATGGTGTGATCCTAGCAGAAGGCAGTAAACTCACCACTTTGCAACTAGGCGTTATTCACCTAAGCAAATATAACTCTCATGAGTTGAAACTAAAGAAGATATTCGAAAGGGTGACCCATGTCATAGAGGAATTTGGCCCAGATGAAGTAGCACTAGAAGCTCCATTCTTTGGGAAAAATGTTCAATCCATGCTCAAATTGGGTAGAGCGCAAGGAGTAGCTATGGCAGCCGCACTAATTCGTGACATTCCTATCACTGAATATGCACCAAAGAAAGTAAAGCAATCTGTAACAGGCAATGGAAATGCCTCCAAGGAGCAGGTAGCTGCAATGCTGCAATCAATATTGAAATTTAAAGAAATTCCAAAATTATTAGATGCCACAGACGCCCTGGCCGTTGCGCTGTGCCATCATTACCAAGGAGGTAAACCTCAGACCTCTGCTAAAAGCTGGAAAGCCTTCTTGTCCGACAACCCTGGCAGGGTAAAGTGA
- a CDS encoding CBS domain-containing protein, with protein MNFKGARVASDQAIKYETIADYMATDLITFTPDQEIAQAIDIMLTKRISGGPVLNEKRELVGMLSEKDCLKVLVQSSYHNMPSGKGLVKDYMSENVKTLEMDTDVVACANEFLNTYFRRFPVTQNGILKGQISRRDIMRAAQKIKATTW; from the coding sequence ATGAATTTTAAAGGTGCACGTGTAGCTTCAGATCAAGCAATTAAGTATGAAACTATTGCTGACTATATGGCTACAGATTTGATCACTTTCACTCCAGATCAGGAGATTGCTCAGGCTATAGATATTATGCTGACTAAGCGAATCTCTGGTGGGCCAGTGCTCAATGAAAAACGTGAGTTAGTAGGTATGCTGTCTGAAAAGGATTGTTTGAAAGTACTCGTGCAGTCTTCATATCATAATATGCCAAGTGGAAAAGGGCTGGTCAAGGATTATATGTCTGAGAATGTAAAAACATTAGAAATGGATACTGATGTGGTGGCTTGCGCTAATGAGTTTTTGAATACTTATTTTAGGAGATTTCCAGTCACTCAAAATGGAATTCTCAAAGGTCAGATTAGTAGAAGAGACATTATGCGAGCTGCTCAGAAAATCAAAGCGACTACTTGGTAG
- a CDS encoding sigma-70 family RNA polymerase sigma factor — protein MRQLKITQSITNRRESHTLEKYFTEVSSVPMITPDEEVELAQRIKQGDDLALEKLVKANLRFVVSVAKQYQNRSLPLNDLINEGNLGLIKAAKKFDETKGFKFISYAVWWIRQSIMQALAEQSRIVRLPMNKSGAINQIRRAYAELEQKFEREPTEEELAEILDMKPSEVRNTLGAEVKQMSMDAPFGEDESGSLLDVLENKTTVPTDGQMVFNDSLKVETIRALSTLTAREREVVRMSFGIGSDNPFTLEEIGDIMGLTRERVRQIREKALQKLREPSKNQRLKEFCAS, from the coding sequence ATGAGACAGCTTAAGATCACACAATCGATTACTAACAGACGTGAAAGTCATACGCTTGAGAAGTATTTTACTGAAGTTAGTAGTGTGCCAATGATTACTCCTGATGAGGAGGTAGAGTTAGCACAAAGAATTAAACAAGGAGATGATCTTGCTCTTGAAAAATTAGTAAAAGCAAACTTGAGGTTCGTAGTGTCAGTAGCTAAGCAATATCAAAACAGAAGCTTACCTTTGAATGACCTGATCAACGAAGGAAACTTAGGTCTGATCAAAGCAGCTAAGAAATTTGACGAAACGAAAGGATTTAAGTTTATTTCATACGCCGTATGGTGGATTCGTCAATCAATCATGCAAGCACTAGCTGAGCAATCCAGAATTGTAAGATTGCCAATGAACAAGTCTGGTGCAATCAATCAAATCAGAAGAGCTTATGCTGAACTAGAACAAAAATTCGAAAGAGAGCCTACTGAAGAAGAATTGGCTGAAATTTTGGATATGAAGCCTAGTGAAGTAAGAAACACACTCGGTGCGGAAGTGAAGCAAATGTCTATGGACGCTCCTTTCGGTGAAGACGAGTCTGGTTCGTTGCTTGATGTATTAGAAAACAAAACGACTGTACCTACAGATGGACAGATGGTATTCAACGATTCGTTGAAAGTAGAAACCATCAGAGCTTTGTCTACTTTGACAGCTAGAGAAAGAGAAGTCGTAAGAATGAGCTTTGGCATTGGATCTGACAACCCCTTCACCCTAGAGGAGATTGGCGACATTATGGGCTTAACAAGAGAACGTGTAAGACAAATCAGAGAAAAGGCACTACAAAAATTAAGAGAGCCATCTAAAAATCAGCGATTGAAAGAGTTCTGCGCTAGCTAA